Genomic DNA from Fimbriimonas ginsengisoli Gsoil 348:
GATTCGGCGACCTACTACGGAATCGAGAGCTACAGCCATACCTTCCTTAAGAAAGGGATCACCACCTGGGCGGTCAGCCACGAGATGGGGCACAGCTATTTTGGCGGCTTGGCGCCATGCGCTTACGTGCACGATAGCTGGAACGAGGGGGTCACGCAGTACATCGACTCCATCGCCTACCAAAACAACGCCGACCGCTCATTGGAGAACGGGTTGAAGACAGTGAGCGTCCCGGTTCCGCTGTCGCAGATGCCGGTCGCTTGGTCGTATGGAAACACCACCTACTATCGCGGCGCGTACGTGCTGAAGATGCTGGAAACGGAGATCGGCCGTGATAACGTCCTCGCCGCGTTGAAGGCGATCGCCTTTGGACGCCGAGGGATGGACACTCGGTGGGACGATTTACGCGCGTACTTCGAACGAGCGTCGGGCAAGCCGCTCGACTGGTTCTGGCGTCAATGGATCGACGGCGCTACGTTCCCCACTCTGTCGGTGGTGGCTAACTCCAATGGCAAGGTTACGGTGCAGCAATCGGGCACGCCTCATCCGTTCCGCCTCCGGTTCGCGGTGATTCAAAACGGTCAGAAGAAGGTGGTCGAGTTGCACGAGTCGGAAGCCACCTTTGCCGCCGACGGTCCGACGATCGACGTGTTTCCGTATGCGTTGGCGAAGATGCGGTGAGTGAAACTCAGCGCCCCGGACTCGCCGTTTGGCAGGGGCCGACCATGGGTCGGTCATCACCAACGGAAGGGGATCGGTGGGGAGCGCTATGGGAACACGACGACGCCGCGCCCACCCTGCCCGCCGAGCATGTCGGCGTAGGCTTCGTTGATCTCCTCCAGTAGATACGTCCGGCTGATAAGGCGGTCGAGGTCCAGTTGGCCGTGCCGGTACATTTCGGCATATAAGGGGAAGTCGCGTGGGGCGTGCGAGGTGCCGTAATACGAGCCCATGACGGTCTTTTCTTGCCGGGTTAGAACGGCGCCGGGGAGATTTGTCGCGCTTCCCATGGGGGAAATCCCGGAGAAGACGACGGTTCCGCCGGGCCGAACCGCCTCTAGGCACTGCTCTTGGACGGAGGGGATTCCGACGGCTTCGAAAACGAAGTCGGCGCCTCGGCCTTCGGTCATGGACTGGATGGCGGCCACCACTCCCGGTCCGGCGGTCAATCCGTCGGTCGCTCCGAAACCGCGGGCGAAAGTGAGCTTTTCTTCCGAGACGTCGACGGCGATAATCCGGGCGGCTCCCGCGACCCGGGCGCCCATGATGGTGCTGAGGCCGACGCCGCCCGCTCCGAACACGGCGACCGAGCTTCCGGCCGGGACCTTGGCGGTATTTAGGACGGATCCGACTCCGGTGGTGACCGCGCACCCGATTACTGCCGCGATCGGGAAGGGAAGCTCTTTGGGCATGGGGACGCAGCACTCCTGCGGCACCACGGCGTGTTCGGCGAAGCAGGCGAGGGCGCTGAAATGGTAGACAGGCTCGCCGTTTTGCGATAAACGGGTGGTGTCGTCGAGCATCGTCCCGGCCCAGATCGGCTCCACGTAGGCGGCGCAGAGGCTGGGGCGGCCGTGTTGGCAGTAGAAACATTCGCCGCAGTTTGGCGCCCAGTTGAGGGCGACGTGGTCACCGACGGAAACTGCGCCGACCCGTTCGCCGATGGCCTCGACGACTCCCGCTCCCTCATGTCCCGGCACGGCGGGGAGCGGGTGCTGGGTGGCGCCGGTCATCAGATGCCAATCGCTATGGCAGACTCCAACCGCTCGAATGCGAACCAGGACTTCGCCGGCACGGGGCGACTCCAAGTCCAGCGTCTCTACGGAGAACGGGACTCCCGCCGATCGAAATACCGCCGCCTTAATCTTCATTGCTTGTCCATCAACTCAAAAACAAAAAAGCCCGAACGTCGAATCGACGTTCGGGCTCTTCATACACCGCCGCTTTACGCTTCGGCGTTCTCGGCGGGGGCCGCCGGAGCTTGCGCTTGGGCGTTCATGTCGTCGCGGCGAGGACCGCGCTCGCGGCGGGGGCCGTACTCGCGGCGATCGCTGCCCATCTCGGTGACCACGAACGGCAGGAGGGCCATTTCGCGGGCGCGGCGGATTTGCTCGGCGATCATGCGCTGCTGCTTGGCGGTGTTTCCGCTCTGGCGGCTCGGCAGGATCTTGCCGCGATCGTTGAGGAAGCGGCGGAGGATGTTAACCTCTTTGTAATCGACATAGTCGATTTTGTTCGTGGTGAGGTAGCTCACCTTACGGCGACGCTTCCCCTTAAACCGACCGCCGCCCTCAGGCGCGTCCTTGTCGGCTCGAGGAAAGCCTCCCCCGGGCTGGCCATCTGCGCGGGGCGTTCTGCTGGTCTCTTCGCTCATGCTCGTTAAATTCCAAATCGGGCCCTTGCCCGAGGTGACTGAGGAGTATAGCACATCCTCCGGAGCCCCCTCCTCGTCGATGTTTGTGCGATGAGGAGGGGGTTGGGGGTGGAGAAATCCCGCCCGTAGCGTCGACGTCCCCGCCGATGATCTTGCTATACCTGCGGTACAGCAGCGGCAGAGCAGGAGCTCTGCGGTCCGCAAGATCATTGACCTTCGGTGCTTTCCGGCGGCACGGTTCCGCCTAGAAGCTTTATCGCGTCCTCCATGGCATCCAGCGCATCTGAAATCGCGCCGTCGGCTTCGTCGAGGGCGGCCGCTTCCTTGGGTGGGGGTTTGCTTTCGATGAGGTCGCCGACGGTGTCGGACGCGTCACGGAGCTCGCGGATTGCGTCGATCCCCTCTTCCACCCATTTCGCCCGCTGTTTTTCGCTCGCCGCCTGATCTTGCCGGACTTGCTGCTGCTCCGGCGGTTGCGCCATGTCCACGAGGGTTCTTCCGGTACTGTCGAGACCGTCGAGGGCGTTGAGCAGCGCTTCTTTTGTGTCTCCGCCGACGGTGCCTGGCAGCGGCCGAAGCGCGGCGACGGCGTCGTTCAGGTTGTCAGAGGCGGTGCTGAACTGGAACGCGGCGGCGTGAAGTTGTTCGTAGAGCTTTTGTGCGGGATCCGCGGCGACCATCGCCGTCCCGGCGCTCGGCGGCGAGGCGGGGGTCACGGCTGCCGTACCCCGCGAGCACCCGCTCGCGATCAAGACTGCTCCAAGCCAACCGATCGATCGCACATGTGGAGCCTACCTAGGCGGAGCCCCCGCGACGGACGAGCCGCAAACGGTTGAGGAATTACGCTGACAGCATTTGATTCGCCCGTAGCCCAGGGATTAGGGTCATTGACAAATTAGGTTTCATTCCCCTTATCTGATTTCGCTCGTAGCCCGTGGCTTTAACCGCGGTTCAAGGTCTCTCTGGGGACAAACCCCCGGGCTACGGGCGAATCAAACGAGGGAAGCTTGAACATGGCTTTTCGCTGACGGGAAAAGGGGTTCGTCTGCTGGGAGCCGATGCTACAGGGCGCATTAGACGACGCTTCCGCAGACTCTGATCCGAAGAAAAGACCTATCCTTTAAAAACCGTTCGGAATGACTGCCCGTTTTCATCCGTCATACTCCGTTGTATAGGTTTCGCGATAATGAACGTCCTTCTCGCCACCGCTATCCTGTCGCTCCTCTCCCCCCAAAAGGGCACCGTTCAGGTGAAAGTCAATGCCCAGAACGGGCTTGTCATTACCGGAGAGCACACCTTCCGAGTCACCGTCGTCGCTAATAACGCCGTCACCGGCGTCGAGTTTTACGTCGGTAGCGAGCTACGCGACAAGGACACGAGCACGCCCTACGAGTTCACCATCGACAGCCTTGCCGAAACCGACGGAAATCTCAAGCTCCGTTTCAAGGCGTTCACCACCGAGGGTGAATCGGGAGAAGCCGCGGTCACCGTCAAGATCGATAACGCGCTCGGCAAGGGACTCGATTTCCACATTCAGAAGGGAACCGAGGCGCTCCAAGATTCGAAGTTCGACGACGCCATCACCGCCGGCCGGATCGCGCTCCGCATCGATCCCAAGTCGAACGCCGCTCGCATCATCGTAGCCCGCGGCTATCTCGGCAAGGGAACGTTCGATAAGGCGCAGAAGTTTGCCGAGGACGCGGTATCCGACGATCCGAACAACCAAAGCGCGGCCGACCTTCTCTCCTCGATCAAGCTTCGCCAGGCGTTCACCACCATGAGCCGGTCGAGTGATCGAAAGGAGACGCTTGCGACCATCAAAGACGCATTCAAGAGCGCCGTCGATACCCGCCGCAAGTTTGTGGACTCCCAATTCGACAAGCTGAGCGCTCCCGATGACGCCCACTTGATCTCTTATGCCGACGCCGCCCTCTCTGCGGACCGGTATTCGGCGGCTCTCGCCGTCTTGGAGCCGGCGTTCCGAAAGGACAACCGCCGTACGGACGTGGGTAACCGGATCGCCTACGCTCAGATGCGTCTCGGCCGCTATGCCGACGCACTGAACACTCTCAACGACGTCAAGAAGTACGGTTCCGCTGACGCGTTTACCTATGCGGGTTTGGCCGTTCTGTTTGCCGAGGCGGGCAACGTGGATGCCTCGGACGCGGCGCTGAAGGATGCGCTCGTGACGAGCTCGGATGACCCCGCCGTGCTTAGCGCTCAGGCGTACGTCGCACTGAAATTCGTCCGTCACCGCGTCATCGACAAGAGCACGCTGCTGCTGAACTACGACGACATCGGAGGCGCCGACACCGCTTCGCGAACCGAGTCCCGCAAGACGATGCGGAGCGCGCTCGATCAGCTTGAGAAGGGGACCGGACAGCGATCGACCGTCAGCTTCTTCGCCAGCGCACTTAACAACAAGCTTGAGGAGTTTGGTCGGGGCGAGACCTACTTCGAGCGCGCCGTCCTGGACGATCCGCTCAATGTAGATGCCTACGTAGAGCAGGGGAACCGTTCGCTGGGCCTCGCGTTGAACGGCAAGCCGAGCGCGGACGAGATGGATCAGCGGCTGGAAACGGCTCGCGCCTACTTCGAGACCGCCCTCACCGCCCGGCCCGATTCCGCTCAGGCGCTCTCCGGCCTTTCCCTCGTCGCCCTGATGCAGAGGAAGTTCGACGAGTCGCTGAGCCTGGGCGAGGCTGCCAGTCACGCCGCTCCGACCTACGCCGCCGCCCAGGCGGTTCTGGGCGCGGTCTACTCCAGCGTCTCCGGCGCCAAGCGGCTGCAGGCGGATAATATCCGCAAGCAGAACAAGACCGGGGGAACGACGAACGAGGAGCGCCAAGCGAACGAGGTTCAGGCCCGCGAACTGGAGCACGACGCCATCGTCCTCGCTACCAAGGCGCGCGATACGGTAGTCCAAGCCGCCAAGCTCGACCCGCGCCTAGAAGGCCAAGACATCACCAAGCCCCGCGCCGCTTGGCGATACCTCTACACCGGTGGCCGAGTTCCGACTCTGCCGCAGCCCCGCTAGCCCCGGACCGCCGCTCTCCAGAGCGGCCCCTCCCGCCTCCGAACCCCGTTCGGAGGCTTTCTCATCCGTGGCACGGGCGGCTCGCCCGTGGGTATCGGGGGCGGCCCCGCCCCTGAAAAGAAGGCCAAGAAGAGGCGTTACACTTTATCTCGGGAACTGGGGCCGGTCCGGTTTCCCTTGACCTCGAACTCTACGCGCGTCGGCAGTCCCTGGGCGGTATCGACGAAGATCATCATTGGGCATGCCTGCTCGATCCGCAGCCAGTTCGACCCCCTACGTCACCTTGATGAATGGCCGGCTGGGGACGGCTTTGCCTTTGATCCAGCCTTCGAGAATTAGGGATTCGATTCCTTCGATCGTGAGCAGGGCGGCGTCTTGAGGGGGGATGCCGTCTTCTCGGATCATGGCGTTGACGCAGTCCTCAAGGATCAGGATGCTGTCCATGTTGCGCTTCATCGCTTTGAGGAGGTGCTTGAAGACGTCGACGATCGGCAGCACTTTGGGACCGCGTTTGAGGCATGGAATGGGGACGACTCGCCCTTCGAGATAGCGGACGAACTTTCCTTCGGTCGCTCCGTCGAGATTCAAGCGCCAGAAATTTGTCTTCGTCAGCTCCCATTCGGGGGCAGCGGCGCCCATTTCGACGGCGAGCAGCTTAAGGCCAGAGACCCGGTACGTGAGGGCGGCGGCGACACCGGGTTCATCCACGGTGAAGCCTCCGGTGGCGAGCCACTGGAATGCCGACTCGGGGGTGAGGGTGAGTCCCGCCGTCTCCGCTATTTCTTGGCAGTACTCCTTCAGGTCGGTGAACTGGCTGTTGGAGGTGTACCAAAAGTCGGCGAACTGCATGTGGTGTCGAATCTGCTGGCGGTGGCCATCTTCGTACTCCTGCTTCAACCATTCCGGATCTTGTTCGTTTCGATCTAACTCGAGAATGGTAAAAGCCACCTTGCGTGCGCCGGTGTGGGCCAACGTCATGCCGGCGGAGAGGATCGGGTCGGCGAAGCCGCAGGAATCGCCGGCCAAGAACCAATTTTCGCCAGCGAGGCGCTTGGCGAGGAAGTTCCAATCCTTGGTGGCAAACAGGCCGTCTTCGGGCGTCGCGGTTTCCAGAAGGCGAGATATGAGCGGCTCGGTGGCGATGGCTTCTTCGTAAAGCTGCTCGGTGGTTTTGCCGCTTGTCTTGTAGTAGCTAGCCGGCAGTACCAGTCCGACGGAAGTGCGGGTCGGCGTAATCGGGATGAACCACATCCAGCCCCAATCTAGGCTCATGATCTGGATCCGCGTTCCCCCGTTTCCGATGGTGACCGCCCAGGTCGCGTCTTGCCAATACTTCCAAACCGCGATGTTTCGGAGGGCGGTGGGAGCCTCGATCTCGATGCCGAGGGCCCGCCGCAGGATCCCGATATCGCCGGATGCGTCGACGTAGTAACGTGCCTTGATCAGGCCATCGCTCCCGACTTGCTCCGTCACGTCTGGATCTTGGGAGACAACGCTCAGTCCGGTAATCCGATCGCCCTCGTGAAGCACCTGAGCGACTTTGGTTTGCTCAAAAACGCGGCAGCCAAGGGACTGCGCGTGGTCGAGTAGCACCTTGTCGTAGATGGATCGGTCGACCTGGAACGCGGTTTTCCTCCGCTGATCGACGAATTTCGCCGGGCGGGCTTCTTCGCGAAACTTCTCGTGGTGGAGAAAGTCGGTCTCCCAGTAGTCCTTCTTGGCGCCCCATTTGAAAGTGGCGCCGATCTTGATCGGGAATCCGGCGGCTTCGACCTTATCCCAAACGCCCATCTCGTCGAGGATCGCGGAGATTGCGGGGAGGTGGCTCTCGCCGACGTGGTCGCGAGGGAACTGTTCCCGCTCGACGATGGTGACATCGAGGGATGGGTTGTACTTCTTGAGGAAGGTCGCCACCGTCGTACCCGCGGGACCCCCTCCGATGATGGCGACGTCGGTTTCTAACATTTCATTTCCGAGGTTTTGGGAAGCAGCTCCCCGAAGGGACCCAGCCATGGCTCATATTTCTTCCACGTCTCTAGGGAAGATCGGTAAATCGGTTGCCGCACCTGCCAGACGCTGGGGGTCACTACCGAGCGTTGATTTTGGTGGGGGCTCAAACAGGCATCATCCCACGGAAGCCCCAGGAAGTCAATCGTCTTTCGGATCACCTGTTCTGCATCAGAGACAAGGTCTGAGTAGTCGATTTCCAGCAGCGCTTCCGGTGGGAGCACGCTCCTCCAGTGGTCCATCACGCGCAGGTACTCGCGATAGGCGAACACGATGTTTTCGGGGACATGCGCGAACTCGGTCATCACTCGGTTCGGCGTGAAATAGATGGAAAGGCAGTTATCGACCGGGTGCCGGCGGATGTGGACGATCTTGGCCCTGGGAAATACCGAGTGAATGATTCCCAGTCCAGCGTAGTTCACGGGCATTTTGTCCACGACGTGCCGATTGCCGGGGGCCAATCTGGTGAGGATCGCGAGGTACCGATCGGCAAGCTTCGACATCCCCTCCGGCGAATGCTTGGCGCCATCGACGGCGAGAGGCCAGTTGTTCACCCAAAATGGCTGCTCTCCTCCGGCTCCCACCTCGGGATGGCTGGAGAGGATCTGCTCGACGAGGGTGGTGCCCGAGCGCATCATGCCGACGACGAAAATCGGTACGTCGCTCGCCGAACCGGCCGTCTTCATCCGCGCCAATTCGGGGGCGGTGAAACGGTGGATCGTCCGGTCAACCCGGTCGGTATATTCCGCGAAGTCGAATAGACGTCCGTGGAATCTCAGATCGGCCTCGA
This window encodes:
- a CDS encoding tetratricopeptide repeat protein, with product MNVLLATAILSLLSPQKGTVQVKVNAQNGLVITGEHTFRVTVVANNAVTGVEFYVGSELRDKDTSTPYEFTIDSLAETDGNLKLRFKAFTTEGESGEAAVTVKIDNALGKGLDFHIQKGTEALQDSKFDDAITAGRIALRIDPKSNAARIIVARGYLGKGTFDKAQKFAEDAVSDDPNNQSAADLLSSIKLRQAFTTMSRSSDRKETLATIKDAFKSAVDTRRKFVDSQFDKLSAPDDAHLISYADAALSADRYSAALAVLEPAFRKDNRRTDVGNRIAYAQMRLGRYADALNTLNDVKKYGSADAFTYAGLAVLFAEAGNVDASDAALKDALVTSSDDPAVLSAQAYVALKFVRHRVIDKSTLLLNYDDIGGADTASRTESRKTMRSALDQLEKGTGQRSTVSFFASALNNKLEEFGRGETYFERAVLDDPLNVDAYVEQGNRSLGLALNGKPSADEMDQRLETARAYFETALTARPDSAQALSGLSLVALMQRKFDESLSLGEAASHAAPTYAAAQAVLGAVYSSVSGAKRLQADNIRKQNKTGGTTNEERQANEVQARELEHDAIVLATKARDTVVQAAKLDPRLEGQDITKPRAAWRYLYTGGRVPTLPQPR
- a CDS encoding zinc-binding dehydrogenase; translation: MKIKAAVFRSAGVPFSVETLDLESPRAGEVLVRIRAVGVCHSDWHLMTGATQHPLPAVPGHEGAGVVEAIGERVGAVSVGDHVALNWAPNCGECFYCQHGRPSLCAAYVEPIWAGTMLDDTTRLSQNGEPVYHFSALACFAEHAVVPQECCVPMPKELPFPIAAVIGCAVTTGVGSVLNTAKVPAGSSVAVFGAGGVGLSTIMGARVAGAARIIAVDVSEEKLTFARGFGATDGLTAGPGVVAAIQSMTEGRGADFVFEAVGIPSVQEQCLEAVRPGGTVVFSGISPMGSATNLPGAVLTRQEKTVMGSYYGTSHAPRDFPLYAEMYRHGQLDLDRLISRTYLLEEINEAYADMLGGQGGRGVVVFP
- a CDS encoding NAD(P)/FAD-dependent oxidoreductase, which codes for MLETDVAIIGGGPAGTTVATFLKKYNPSLDVTIVEREQFPRDHVGESHLPAISAILDEMGVWDKVEAAGFPIKIGATFKWGAKKDYWETDFLHHEKFREEARPAKFVDQRRKTAFQVDRSIYDKVLLDHAQSLGCRVFEQTKVAQVLHEGDRITGLSVVSQDPDVTEQVGSDGLIKARYYVDASGDIGILRRALGIEIEAPTALRNIAVWKYWQDATWAVTIGNGGTRIQIMSLDWGWMWFIPITPTRTSVGLVLPASYYKTSGKTTEQLYEEAIATEPLISRLLETATPEDGLFATKDWNFLAKRLAGENWFLAGDSCGFADPILSAGMTLAHTGARKVAFTILELDRNEQDPEWLKQEYEDGHRQQIRHHMQFADFWYTSNSQFTDLKEYCQEIAETAGLTLTPESAFQWLATGGFTVDEPGVAAALTYRVSGLKLLAVEMGAAAPEWELTKTNFWRLNLDGATEGKFVRYLEGRVVPIPCLKRGPKVLPIVDVFKHLLKAMKRNMDSILILEDCVNAMIREDGIPPQDAALLTIEGIESLILEGWIKGKAVPSRPFIKVT